One Spirochaeta africana DSM 8902 genomic window carries:
- a CDS encoding tetratricopeptide repeat protein, whose translation MREGIRLFKGGKYEQALEALLQIDVPPEQYPEQAYYLGLSYAKLEQFDEALLYLEQVAASDLDFARIFQGRLIIGYIYAVTERYRLAEFEFNQLLEEGYESPKVYAALAFTLYKQEKTAQSISLLEKALELDPENPNALNSLGFILADKEIRVGVALQYCRRAYDHNPRNPAYQDSLGWAQFKCGNIREAIRYLSMARQQMKGNSEVERHWAVVSRAAEKV comes from the coding sequence ATGAGGGAGGGGATCCGTCTGTTCAAGGGCGGGAAATACGAGCAGGCTCTTGAGGCCCTGTTACAGATAGATGTGCCGCCAGAACAGTATCCGGAGCAGGCATATTATCTCGGTTTGAGCTATGCCAAACTGGAGCAGTTCGATGAGGCACTGCTGTACCTGGAGCAGGTCGCCGCCTCAGATCTCGATTTTGCCCGGATTTTTCAGGGCAGACTGATAATCGGGTATATCTACGCCGTTACCGAGCGCTATCGCCTGGCCGAATTCGAGTTCAATCAGCTGCTGGAGGAAGGCTACGAGTCTCCCAAGGTATATGCAGCCCTTGCATTTACCCTGTACAAGCAGGAAAAGACCGCCCAAAGCATCTCTCTGCTGGAGAAGGCTCTTGAGCTTGATCCGGAAAATCCCAATGCCCTGAATTCCCTCGGGTTTATCCTGGCCGACAAGGAGATCCGGGTCGGGGTTGCTCTGCAGTACTGCCGGCGGGCCTATGACCACAATCCGCGCAACCCGGCCTACCAGGACTCCCTTGGCTGGGCGCAGTTCAAGTGTGGCAATATTCGCGAGGCTATCCGTTATCTCTCGATGGCCCGCCAACAGATGAAAGGCAACAGCGAGGTCGAGCGACACTGGGCGGTGGTGTCTCGGGCTGCGGAAAAGGTGTAG
- the surE gene encoding 5'/3'-nucleotidase SurE: MRILLTNDDGIQSPGLKALTAALQDHHDVWVIAPDGERSGMSHSLSLRDPIRVERLGPQQFAVGGSPADCVIVGITGLMEGSPPDVVLSGINLGPNLGTDVTFSGTAAAARQASYMGYPGLALSMYTHTPPFELAPAARFLAANIVALTDLWEESLFININFPNLPSYPAGYAITTPARRLYVDDLHHFDAPAGVRYYFMSGVPRECSLADGSDWFAVEQGQVSISPISVNPINHDAIDHFHQVTLQSGQEGNQ, translated from the coding sequence ATGCGCATACTGCTTACCAATGACGACGGAATCCAGAGTCCGGGGCTGAAAGCCCTGACGGCAGCCCTGCAGGATCATCACGATGTGTGGGTAATCGCTCCTGATGGCGAGCGGAGTGGGATGTCACACTCCCTGAGCCTGAGAGATCCGATCCGTGTGGAGCGTCTGGGGCCACAGCAGTTTGCCGTTGGCGGCAGCCCTGCCGACTGTGTGATTGTCGGCATTACCGGCCTGATGGAGGGATCCCCTCCCGACGTAGTGCTGTCTGGTATCAATCTGGGCCCGAATCTCGGTACCGATGTTACCTTTAGCGGTACCGCGGCAGCTGCGCGCCAGGCAAGCTACATGGGTTACCCCGGTCTGGCGCTTTCGATGTACACCCACACCCCCCCGTTCGAACTGGCTCCGGCCGCCCGGTTTCTGGCTGCTAATATCGTGGCCCTGACCGATCTGTGGGAAGAAAGCCTGTTCATCAATATCAATTTTCCAAATCTCCCGTCCTATCCTGCCGGATACGCCATTACCACCCCGGCACGCCGGCTCTACGTTGATGATCTGCATCATTTCGACGCACCGGCGGGGGTTCGTTACTACTTTATGTCCGGGGTTCCACGGGAATGCAGTCTGGCAGATGGCTCCGACTGGTTTGCGGTTGAACAGGGACAGGTCTCGATCAGTCCCATCTCGGTAAATCCGATAAATCACGATGCAATTGACCACTTCCACCAAGTAACGTTACAATCCGGACAAGAGGGTAACCAATGA